A section of the Centropristis striata isolate RG_2023a ecotype Rhode Island chromosome 7, C.striata_1.0, whole genome shotgun sequence genome encodes:
- the tcima gene encoding transcriptional and immune response regulator a: MSSYGSSECRRVSPSVHGNKFHTAHRKKAVANIFENVNQDSVMRLFQKTGDMKAEERVRSIFSYSQDPEETSRALMALKQRKKDKFLQIAGMVRQLLKLR; encoded by the coding sequence ATGTCCTCCTACGGCTCCTCCGAGTGCCGGCGGGTCAGCCCGTCGGTCCACGGCAACAAGTTCCACACGGCGCACCGCAAGAAGGCCGTGGCCAACATCTTCGAGAACGTGAACCAGGACTCCGTGATGCGGCTCTTCCAGAAGACTGGAGACATGAAGGCGGAGGAGCGCGTGAGGAGCATCTTCTCCTACAGCCAGGACCCGGAGGAGACCTCGCGGGCCCTGATGGCGCTGAAGCAGAGGAAGAAGGACAAGTTCCTGCAGATAGCGGGGATGGTCCGCCAGCTGCTCAAGCTCCGCTGA